The Pochonia chlamydosporia 170 chromosome 1, whole genome shotgun sequence genome window below encodes:
- a CDS encoding phospholipid-translocating P-type ATPase, flippase (similar to Coccidioides immitis RS XP_001239453.1), giving the protein MADSECSTTEKRPVQNAHNSTSLRHKAAAAASIRAPTLQQLQSKLQDAATKLYQSTVVELILRRKHLAASQDGRHIPLALEHTEPLVDTRRGHSYISNNVRTSRYTVWDFIPKQLFFQFTRVGNFYFLCVGIPQMIPGLSTTGSYTTILPLLFFVLLTIAKEGYDDFRRHRLDKVENANFATVLGREDHYTGKLKPPNLLQRLNPFHVKTTAEPWPAPIDEFQGVRWVPTRWSNIKVGDVVRLSRDEPIPADLVLLHSDGENDLAYIDTMALDGETNLKTKQVCHALKACGTIGGIAKCNAEFVVEDPNPELFNFDGRVTVDGKAAPLTLNEVIYRGSVMRNTTSATGIVINTGEECKLRMNSNRHPRAKKPYLEKVVNMVVITLATYVIILSVGVSMGYVKWKSDYEQHAWYLDMATVPFYQIIIAFIIMFNNVVPLALYISLEIVKLGQLLLLNSDIDMYHEESDTPARCNTNTILENLGQVGYIFSDKTGTLTDNIMKFRKLSVAGTVWLHEMDLQVVDDDNEDDDGGDDIQKTMVHSEEIGYFTRKPSMQKSEITSPVIREEQIDDLETPMSPSRLSFGGRRSSSQWRSTGRPDHIQPDVNTSDLIEYLRIRPHSAFSRKAREYLLAVSLCHTCLPEVKDGKMDFQASSPDELALVRAAQELGYQVIHRTVKSITLQVPQPNGGSERMTFEILDVIEFSSARKRMSIVVRYPDGRVCIICKGADSAILPRLKLASLAMQKANEVRQSADLEHEMYRRSQQYESRNSFGGRPSLTVRRISGLHRGRSVDQPRSYLKRTKSFEVKKLMRLSGDRPRGGSPAPRGVSLDVSRTTLLSPSSYQPPQPVPEHLRFLEDSAIHDESEVFTKCFKHLDDFATEGLRTLLYAQKFVSDHDYRSWKKCYDDACTSLVNRQDLIEAAGDMIERSFELVGATAIEDKLQQGVPETIDRLRRANIKIWMLTGDKRETAINIAHSARICRPGSDLYVLDVTKESLESQLVALAEELHTGSIHSVVVIDGQTLAAVEKSDALSKQFFAIMLLVDSVICCRASPAQKALLVKTVRSSLGKFKSNKHRGLTLAIGDGANDLAMIQASHVGIGISGKEGLQAARVADYAIAQFRYLQRLLLVHGRWNYVRTAKFILYTFWKEMFFYLPTAQYQRYNGYTGTSLYQATSLTVFNTLFTSLCTICMGIWEQDLSAETLLAVPELYVYGQRNTGLNTWKYVRWMFLAAVEGVIAWYGVWAGYGWISPSARDEGLYALGTLAFTVGVLWINWKLFIFETHYKSRIVMGSFFITTWGWFAWLSFLDGVYAPAPEGPYAIRHTFTRAFGNDAVWWATAFIVLAFLGLMELVGKSIKRNMLVAGVWHWPPWKMHRLSDNVEEWDLEVWQEMEQDPKVRERLRRLANDEETMEDVEAEDVFNVEARMDG; this is encoded by the exons ATGGCCGACAGCGAGTGCAGCACGACGGAAAAGCGCCCGGTCCAGAATGCGCACAACTCGACATCGCTTCGACACAaagcagccgcagcagcaagcatTCGAGCCCCTACATTACAGCAGCTTCAGAGCAAGCTCCAAGATGCAGCTACCAAGTTGTATCAATCGACTGTGGTCGAATTGATCCTGCGACGCAAGCACCTGGCAGCCTCCCAAGACGGAAGGCACATCCCTCTGGCCCTCGAGCACACGGAGCCATTGGTCGACACGAGACGAGGCCATTCTTACATCTCCAACAATGTCCGCACCTCACGGTACACGGTGTGGGATTTCATTCCGAAGCAGCTGTTTTTCCAATTTACTCGCGTTGGCAActtttattttctttgtGTCGGCATCCCGCAAATG ATACCCGGATTGTCAACGACCGGCTCGTATACCACAATTTTGCCATTGCTTTTCTTTGTCCTCTTAACAATCGCCAAGGAGGGGTACGACGATTTCAGGAGACACCGATTGGACAAGGTGGAAAATGCCAATTTTGCGACTGTCCTTGGCCGAGAAGACCATTACACAGGGAAGCTCAAGCCACCGAATCTACTCCAGCGTCTGAATCCATTCCATGTCAAGACAACAGCCGAGCCCTGGCCGGCTCCGATTGACGAGTTCCAAGGCGTTCGTTGGGTCCCTACCAGGTGGAGCAATATcaaagttggtgatgttgtgagGCTTTCCCGTGATGAGCCTATCCCAGCCGATTTGGTATTGTTGCATAGTGACGGAGAAAATGACCTCGCATATATTGATACCATGGCTCTTGATGGGGAGACGAATCTCAAAACTAAACAGGTTTGCCACGCTTTGAAAGCTTGTGGTACTATTGGAGGAATCGCAAAATGCAACGCCGAGTTTGTCGTCGAGGACCCCAATCCCGAACTGTTCAACTTTGATGGAAGAGTTACTGTTGATGGAAAGGCTGCGCCATTGACTCTCAACGAGGTCATTTATCGAGGTAGTGTCATGAGAAACACGACGTCGGCTACAGGCATTGTGATCAACACCGGAGAGGAATGCAAGCTGCGCATGAACTCGAACCGACATCCGAGAGCGAAAAAGCCCTACCTTGAAAAGGTAGTCAACATGGTCGTCATTACACTAGCCACCTATGTGATTATTCTTTCTGTCGGTGTCTCAATGGGCTATGTTAAATGGAAGAGCGACTACGAGCAGCATGCTTGGTATCTGGACATGGCCACCGTCCCCTTTTACCAAATTATCATCgcattcatcatcatgtttAACAATGTCGTGCCACTTGCGCTTTACATCAGTTTAGAGATTGTCAAGCTTGGCCAGTTGTTACTACTCAATTCTGATATTGACATGTACCACGAAGAGTCTGATACTCCGGCTCGTTGCAATACCAACACAATCTTGGAGAATCTGGGTCAAGTCGGCTATATATTTTCGGACAAAACTGGAACATTGACGGATAACATAATGAAGTTTCGAAAACTGAGCGTCGCCGGGACAGTTTGGCTACACGAAATGGACTTACAAGTAGTCGATGATGATaatgaggacgacgatggagGCGACGATATTCAGAAGACAATGGTACACTCCGAAGAAATTGGCTACTTTACTCGAAAACCATCGATGCAGAAGTCGGAAATTACCTCTCCCGTCATTCGCGAGGAGCAGATAGACGATCTAGAGACACCAATGTCTCCATCCAGACTATCGTTTGGTGGCCGGCGATCGTCCTCGCAATGGCGCTCCACTGGCCGTCCAGATCATATCCAGCCGGATGTCAATACGTCGGATCTTATTGAGTATCTGAGGATTCGGCCTCATTCTGCATTTTCAAGGAAGGCTAGAGAGTATCTTCTAGCAGTTTCTTTGTGCCATACCTGCTTACCAGAAGTGAAAGACGGCAAGATGGATTTTCAAGCGTCCTCGCCGGACGAGCTAGCTCTGGTTCGAGCTGCGCAAGAGCTAGGGTACCAAGTCATCCACCGAACGGTCAAATCAATCACCTTGCAAGTACCTCAACCAAACGGAGGTAGCGAAAGGATGACATTTGAGATCCTGGACGTCATCGAATTCAGTAGTGCACGAAAACGCATGTCCATCGTTGTTCGATATCCAGATGGGCGTGTATGCATAATCTGCAAAGGCGCCGACTCTGCGATTTTGCCCAGGCTAAAACTAGCTTCGTTAGCCATGCAAAAGGCCAACGAAGTGAGGCAAAGCGCAGACCTAGAGCACGAGATGTATCGTCGAAGCCAGCAATACGAATCGCGGAATAGCTTTGGTGGTCGGCCAAGCCTGACTGTGCGACGTATCTCTGGTCTGCATCGAGGCCGCAGTGTTGATCAGCCTCGATCTTATTTGAAGAGAACAAAGTCGTTTGAAGTAAAAAAACTTATGCGACTGTCTGGCGATCGTCCACGTGGCGGGTCTCCCGCTCCGCGCGGCGTCTCCTTGGATGTATCTCGAACGACACTTTTGAGCCCGTCGAGCTATCAACCACCGCAGCCGGTGCCGGAGCACCTGCGTTTTCTTGAAGACTCGGCAATCCATGACGAATCCGAAGTGTTCACCAAATGCTTCAAGCACTTGGACGACTTTGCGACGGAGGGACTGAGAACGTTGCTCTACGCTCAAAAGTTTGTCTCCGATCATGACTATCGTTCGTGGAAGAAGTGTTATGACGACGCGTGTACCAGCTTAGTGAATCGACAAGACCTTATTGAGGCGGCGGGCGATATGATTGAGCGGTCGTTTGAGCTGGTTGGTGCCACCGCAATCGAAGACAAACTCCAACAAGGTGTTCCAGAAACCATTGACAGATTGCGACGGGCCAACATTAAAATTTGGATGCTGACCGGCGACAAGCGTGAGACAGCCATCAACATTGCGCATTCCGCTCGCATATGCCGACCCGGGTCTGACCTTTACGTGCTGGACGTAACCAAGGAATCGCTAGAATCCCAACTCGTCGCGTTGGCCGAGGAGCTACACACAGGATCAATCCACAGTGTTGTTGTTATTGATGGTCAAACACTGGCAGCGGTTGAAAAGTCTGACGCGCTTTCGAAGCAGTTTTTTGCCATCATGCTACTTGTCGATTCGGTTATTTGCTGTCGTGCGTCTCCAGCACAAAAAGCTCTCCTAGTCAAGACGGTTCGATCCTCGTTAGGCAAGTTTAAGAGCAACAAACATCGTGGTTTGACCTTGGccattggtgatggagccaatgacttggccatgattcAGGCAAgccatgttggcattggtATATCAGGAAAAGAGGGACTCCAGGCTGCGCGTGTTGCAGACTATGCAATTGCCCAATTCCGCTACCTGCAGCGGCTGCTCCTCGTCCATGGTCGATGGAACTATGTTCGTACCGCAAAGTTCATCCTCTACACGTTTTGGAAGGAAATGTTCTTCTACCTACCAACTGCGCAATATCAAAGATACAACGGATACACCGGCACGTCACTCTACCAGGCCACAAGTTTGACTGTGTTCAACACGCTATTCACAAGCCTGTGCACGATTTGCATGGGTATTTGGGAACAGGATCTTAGCGCCGAGACACTTCTGGCTGTTCCGGAGCTTTACGTCTATGGCCAACGCAACACGGGACTGAACACATGGAAATATGTGCGCTGGATGTTTTTGGCTGCCGTTGAAGGCGTCATTGcttggtacggagtatgggCAGGTTATGGTTGGATCTCCCCCTCGGCTCGTGATGAGGGCCTCTACGCTCTGGGCACTCTTGCGTTTACTGTAGGTGTGCTGTGGATCAACTGGAAGCTATT CATTTTTGAAACGCACTACAAATCCCGGATTGTAATGGGCTCCTTTTTCATCACAACATGGGGTTGGTTTGCCTGGCTCTCCTTCCTGGACGGTGTTTACGCACCAGCCCCGGAGGGTCCTTATGCAATCCGGCACACCTTTACAAGAGCATTCGGTAATgatgccgtctggtgggcGACTGCTTTCATCGTCCTCGCGTTCCTGGGACTCATGGAACTTGTGGGCAAATCCATCAAGCGCAACATGTTGGTAGCGGGCGTGTGGCACTGGCCACCATGGAAGATGCACCGTCTGAGCGACAATGTCGAGGAGTGGGATCTTGAAGTCTGGCAGGAGATGGAACAGGACCCCAAGGTCCGCGAGCGTTTAAGGAGGTTGGCCAATGATGAGGAGACAATGGAAGATGTAGAAGCGGAGgatgtgttcaatgttgaggCTAGAATGGATGGGTAA
- a CDS encoding transcription initiation protein (similar to Cordyceps militaris CM01 XP_006669072.1): MFPPVGDPSGGGYQEDLNNILCCPDCKEIPPNLIEEFSSGDMVCQSCGVVVGTRIIDTRSEWRTFANDDHGGDDPSRVGGPQDEFVEGEQLATTVAFSESKAHKALSRTQNNANQDKAQKGLMQAYKEIVSLCEAINMGQNVSNAAKHIFKLVDKHKFMKGKPQEAVIAGCIFIACRQNNVPRTFREIFNLTSVSKKEVGRVFKQLQKFLQKLQDTEGEGATGLNTVTNYENTSVGAEDLCSRYVSQLGFKNQQKISKISRDLAEKANDISALAGRSPLSVAAACIYMACHLVGEPRSSLPIAKQAGVSDGTVKTAYKHLFAAREQLIKKEWLEDGGNMDNIPQVQA, from the coding sequence ATGTTTCCTCCGGTAGGAGACCCGAGTGGTGGGGGGTATCAAGAAGACTTGAACAACATTCTGTGTTGTCCCGACTGCAAAGAGATCCCACCTAACCTCATCGAAGAGTTCTCCAGCGGCGATATGGTATGCCAAAGTTGTGGTGTAGTCGTTGGCACACGCATTATTGACACTCGGTCGGAATGGCGTACTTTTGCCAATGACGATCATGGTGGCGACGATCCCAGCCGTGTTGGTGGACCACAGGATGAGTTCGTGGAAGGCGAACAGCTTGCCACGACTGTTGCATTCTCCGAGTCAAAGGCCCACAAGGCTCTCTCTCGCACACAGAATAATGCCAATCAAGACAAGGCACAAAAGGGCTTGATGCAGGCGTACAAGGAGATCGTTTCGCTCTGCGAAGCTATCAACATGGGCCAAAACGTCTCCAATGCCGCCAAGCACATTTTCAAGCTTGTTGACAAGCACAAGTTCATGAAGGGCAAGCCCCAGGAAGCCGTCATTGCTGGGTGTATCTTCATTGCCTGTCGACAGAACAATGTACCGCGAACATTTCGTGAAATCTTCAATCTCACGAGTGTCAGCAAGAAAGAAGTTGGGAGGGTGTTTAAACAGTTGCAAAAGTTTTTGCAGAAGTTGCAGGATACTGAGGGCGAAGGCGCAACCGGTTTGAACACCGTCACCAATTACGAGAATACCTCTGTTGGCGCAGAAGATCTTTGCAGCAGATACGTGTCTCAACTCGGCTTCAAAAACCAGCAGAAGATTTCCAAGATTTCCCGAGATCTGGCCGAAAAGGCAAATGACATATCTGCACTCGCCGGCCGATCTCCCCTTTCAGTGGCTGCTGCCTGTATCTACATGGCCTGTCATCTCGTCGGCGAACCTCGCTCGTCGCTTCCTATTGCGAAGCAAGCGGGTGTGAGCGACGGCACCGTAAAGACGGCTTACAAACACTTATTTGCGGCACGGGAACAGCTCATTAAGAAGGAATGGCTTGAGGATGGTGGCAATATGGACAACATCCCTCAGGTGCAGGCATAA
- a CDS encoding anthranilate phosphoribosyltransferase (similar to Cordyceps militaris CM01 XP_006669071.1), producing MASTSTPSGSGQAALPPVDLKPLLTKLWPVNNDVTADDIAEAISHFFTNQVTEAQTAALLMALHFTKLDFRADVLQKTASVMLQAAEEIPVKELNAVLAERGRKEGAYNGGLCDIVGTGGDSHNTFNVSTTASILASSLLMVSKHGNRASTSKSGSADMINSMKPKAPVINAVKPDSLVQVYSATNYSFLFAPVFHTGMRYVAPIRKQLPFRTVFNNLGPLANPVEAVLEARVIGVGRRDLGPAFAEALRAAGCRKALIVCGEEELDEISCAGGTLCWMLREQSPGGVVDITHFTVTPEDFGAKRHPLSEVSPGKEPAENAEILQTILRGEFPLDDPLIDFIAINTAALFVVAGVCEADSSDMGHGDDGKVILERGHAGQRWKEGYRRAKWAIKSGEAWKQWQAFVDVTNKIGS from the exons ATGGCGTCCACATCCACGCCatctggctctggccaagcAGCTCTGCCTCCGGTCGacttgaagccattgttgacCAAGCTCTGGCCCGTCAATAATGATGTGACGGCAGATGACATCGCTGAGGCCATCTCTCATTTTTTCACAAACCAAGTGACAGAGGCGCAGACAGCTGCGCTGCTGATGGCCCTCCATTTCACCAAGTTGGACTTCCGAGCAGATGTTCTCCAAAAGACGGCGAGTGTCATGTTGCAAGCCGCCGAGGAAATCCCTGTAAAAGAACTCAATGCTGTACTTGCAGAAAGAGGCAGAAAAGAAGGAGCCTACAATGGCGGATTG TGCGATATCGTTGGCACTGGAGGTGACTCTCACAACACCTTCAACGTCAGCACAACGGCATCAATCCTAGCCTCTTCACTTCTCATGGTGTCCAAGCACGGAAACAGAGCCAGCACATCAAAATCGGGCAGTGCCGACATGATCAACAGCATGAAGCCCAAGGCACCCGTCATCAATGCAGTCAAGCCCGACTCCTTAGTCCAAGTCTACTCCGCGACAAACTACAGCTTTCTCTTTGCGCCAGTTTTCCACACTGGTATGCGCTACGTTGCCCCAATTCGGAAACAGCTTCCCTTCAGAACCGTCTTCAATAACTTGGGACCCTTGGCCAATCCTGTGGAGGCTGTCTTGGAAGCTCGCGTGATTGGTGTTGGAAGACGGGATCTCGGTCCCGCCTTCGCTGAAGCCTTGAGAGCGGCTGGTTGCCGGAAGGCCTTGATTGTCTGTGGAGAAGAGGAACTTGATGAAATTAGCTGTGCCGGTGGCACACTTTGCTGGATGTTGCGGGAGCAGTCACCGGGAGGCGTGGTTGACATTACCCATTTTACGGTCACCCCGGAGGATTTTGGGGCCAAGCGTCATCCGCTCAGCGAAGTATCACCGGGTAAAGAACCGGCTGAGAATGCCGAGATTTTGCAAACGATACTCCGCGGAGAATTTCCCCTGGATGATCCCCTCATTGActtcattgccatcaacacgGCAGCTCTTTTCGTCGTAGCAGGCGTTTGTGAAGCTGACTCGAGTGACATGGGACATGGCGATGACGGAAAGGTCATCCTGGAGCGCGGCCACGCCGGTCAGCGCTGGAAAGAGGGATACAGGAGGGCCAAGTGGGCAATCAAGAGCGGCGAGGCTTGGAAGCAGTGGCAAGCATTTGTCGATGTTACCAATAAGATTGGTTCATGA
- a CDS encoding CAIB/BAIF family enzyme (similar to Coccidioides immitis RS XP_001244083.1), whose protein sequence is MSAISRCIRPVSAVRTSTFLNNGFRRYSSAAKTPLPLEGYRVLDMTRVLAGPYCTQILGDLGAEVIKIEHPVRGDDTRAWGPPYAAYKPGSEVDGPGEAAYFLGANRNKKSLGLSFQHKEGVDILHKLVSKCDILVENYLPGTLKKYSMDYETVRKLNPSLIYASITGYGQTGPYSSRAGYDVMVEAEFGLMHITGQRDGPPVKVGVAVTDLTTGLYTSNSIMAALLGRAKTGKGQHIDVALSDCQTATLANIASSCLISGKKDTGRWGTAHPSIVPYRSFKTKDGDILFGGGNDRLFGVLCDGLGKPEWKDDTKFKTNADRVANRQQLEAEIESISQQKTTEEWLQVFEGSGMPYAAVNDIQTTLNHAHTKARNMVVEMEHEVCGPIKMVNTPVKFSETQPTIRSVPPMLGQHTDEVLGEYLGLSKSDISNLKEQGVVR, encoded by the exons ATGTCGGCCATTTCAAGGTGCATTCGCCCCGTTTCAGCAGTTCGCACTTCTACATTCTTGAACAATGGCTTCCGTCGGTATTCAAGTGCAGCAAAGACCCCGCTACCTCTTGAAGGGTACCGCGTCCTGGACATGACCCGTGTATTGGCTGGT CCTTACTGCACACAAATTCTGGGTGATCTTGG TGCCGAGGTCATCAAAATTGAGCATCCCGTAAGAGGAGATGACACAAGAGCATGGGGACCGCCATATGCCGCATACAAGCCTGGGTCAGAAGTTGATGGCCCTGGAGAGGCTGCTTATTTCCTTGGA GCAAATCGAAACAAAAAGTCTCTTGGTCTCTCTTTCCAGCATAAAGAAGGCGTCGATATATTGCACAAGCTGGTATCTAAATGCGATATTCTTGTCGAGAATTATCTTCCTGGCACATTGAAGAAGTATTCCATGGATTACGAGACTGTGCGCAAACTCAACCCAAGCCTCATCTATGCCTCCATTACTGGCTATGGACAAACAGGTCCATATTCAAGCCGTGCCGGATACGATGTCATGGTTGAAGCCGAATTCGGTCTTATGCACATCACTGGCCAACGAGATGGTCCCCCAGTCAAGGTTGGCGTAGCCGTGACTGATCTTACCACAGGCTTGTACACAAGCAACAGTATCATGGCAGCACTTCTGGGTAGAGCAAAGACGGGCAAGGGTCAGCACATCGATGTTGCCTTGAGCGATTGCCAAACAGCTACGCTGGCCAACATTGCTAGCAGTTGCCTAATTAGCGGCAAGAAGGACACTGGCAGATGGGGCACTGCGCATC CCTCAATCGTGCCATATAGGTCATTCAAGACCAAGGACGGAGACATCCtcttcggcggcggcaacgaTCGCCtctttggtgtcttgtgCGATGGCCTGGGCAAACCAGAGTGGAAGGACGacaccaagttcaagacaAACGCCGACAGAGTTGCCAATCGTCAGCAGTTGGAGGCTGAGATTGAGTCCATATCACAGCAAAAGACTACCGAAGAGTGGCTGCAAGTCTTCGAGGGCAGCGGCATGCCGTACGCCGCCGTCAACGACATACAAACCACGCTGAACCACGCCCACACAAAGGCTCGCAACATGGTTGTCGAAATGGAACACGAAGTTTGTGGCCCAATTAAAATGGTCAATACTCCCGTCAAATTCTCCGAAACCCAACCCACTATCCGCTCAGTGCCGCCTATGCTTGGCCAGCACACCGACGAAGTTCTGGGGGAGTATCTTGGTCTGAGCAAGTCTGATATTTCAAATCTGAAAGAACAAGGGGTCGTACGATAG
- a CDS encoding asparagine synthetase domain-containing protein 1 (similar to Pyrenophora tritici-repentis Pt-1C-BFP XP_001933476.1) — protein MCGIHAAISSAAQCPISSALERRLRNRGPDHLGTVTTRVGDKDAISLSFTSTVLSLRGDYIAKQPLVDDTTGSVLCWNGEAWKIDGQKVQGNDGEAILSLLSLASRQSVEDDGRGVLDTLRAIEGPFAFIFFDKPARRLYYGRDRLGRRSLLVKPGEPFLLASISDASTTGWSEVEADGIYTLHVGGNGIAPEHLVPARLDWVEDDSLISGIGAFNTSIPVESDRLTRQADVIAHLRNHLTESLQLRVLQVPIPPKASPTDARIAVLFSGGLDCTVLARLASDLLPPDQPIDLLNVAFENPRIAAQNKGTSQNELYELCPDRITGRKSFAELLEACPMRKWRLVNVQFSLTTEHRSEVIELIYPHNTEMDLSIAYALYFAARGSGLAQTSLESQPESYTTTARVLLSGLGADELFGGYIRHETAFNRQGYVGLIEELKLDVSRLGKRNLGRDDRAMATWEREVRFPYLDEDFVKWAIELPVAEKCDFANIDTSDNRGETPEPGKRVLRFLAEELGMSAVAREKKRAIQFGARTAKMESGKVKGTTLISP, from the exons ATGTGTGGCATCCATGCTGCTATTTCCTCAGCTGCACAATGCCCCATCTCTTCGGCCCTGGAACGCCGTTTGCGGAACCGTGGCCCTGATCATCTAGGGACGGTCACAACAAGAGTTGGCGATAAGGATGCTATATCACTGTCATTCACGTCGACAGTACTTTCTTTGCGGGGTGACTATATTGCAAAGCAACCGCTAGTGGACGATACTACCGGCTCTGTGCTTTGCTGGAACGGAGAAGCCTGGAAGATCGACGGTCAAAAGGTCCAAGGCAACGACGGTGAAGCTATCCTGTCtttgttgagcttggccaGTCGCCAATCTGTGGAGGACGATGGAAGGGGCGTGCTCGACACCCTGAGAGCGATAGAAGGCCCATTTGcttttattttctttgataaACCGGCGAGGCGTCTGTACTATGGACGAGACCGTCTAGGACGGCGATCCTTGCTGGTCAAGCCTGGTGAACCATTTCTCTTGGCAAGCATATCTGATGCCTCCACCACTGGCTGGAGCGAAGTCGAAGCAGATGGAATATACACATTACATGTCGGTGGCAATGGAATCGCGCCAGAACATCTTGTTCCTGCTCGTCTTGATTGGGTTGAGGACGACTCACTA ATATCGGGAATTGGCGCCTTCAATACTTCAATTCCAGTAGAATCTGATCGCCTCACCAGGCAGGCTGATGTCATTGCGCATTTGCGTAATCACCTAACTGAGTCTCTGCAATTGCGAGTGTTGCAGGTGCCCATACCTCCAAAAGCGTCACCAACGGATGCCAGAATTGCAGTATTGTTCTCCGGAGGCTTGGACTGCACTGTCTTGGCCCGACTTGCAAGTGAtcttttgccaccagaccagcctATCGACTTGCTTAATGTGGCCTTTGAGAACCCCAGAATCGCCGCCCAGAACAAGGGCACTTCTCAAAATGAGTTGTATGAGCTGTGCCCAGATCGCATAACCGGGAGGAAATCATTTGCCGAACTACTCGAGGCTTGTCCCATGAGAAAATGGCGCCTC GTGAATGTACAGTTCTCGCTGACCACAGAACACCGATCAGAAGTCATTGAACTAATATACCCTCATAACACGGAAATGGACCTATCCATAGCCTACGCTCTTTATTTTGCCGCAAGAGGCAGTGGTCTCGCACAGACCAGCCTAGAATCCCAACCAGAATCATATACAACCACTGCTCGGGTCCTCCTCTCTGGTCTAGGTGCGGACGAACTCTTTGGCGGCTACATTCGGCATGAAACAGCATTCAACCGCCAAGGGTACGTCGGCCTCATTGAAGAGCTCAAGCTCGACGTAAGCCGTCTTGGGAAGAGAAACCTCGGACGCGATGACAGAGCCATGGCCACTTGGGAGCGAGAAGTGCGCTTCCCCTACCTCGACGAGGACTTTGTAAAATGGGCCATTGAGCTACCAGTCGCAGAGAAAtgcgactttgccaacatcgACACCAGCGACAACCGGGGCGAGACACCTGAGCCGGGCAAGCGAGTGCTACGCTTCCTTGCCGAAGAACTAGGGATGAGCGCCGTCGCGCGAGAGAAGAAGCGTGCT ATACAATTTGGAGCTAGAacggccaagatggagagtggcaaggtcaagggcaCGACTCTCATTTCGCCGTGA